The proteins below come from a single Microtus ochrogaster isolate Prairie Vole_2 chromosome 8, MicOch1.0, whole genome shotgun sequence genomic window:
- the Gpha2 gene encoding glycoprotein hormone alpha-2 — protein sequence MPMAPRVLLFCLLVLAVTEGHCREAAIPGCHLRSFNVTVRSDRHGTCQGSHVAQACVGHCESSAFPSRYSVLVASGYRHNVTSISQCCTISRLKKVKVWLDCVGNQQGELEIFTARACQCDMCRLSRY from the exons ATGCCCATGGCACCGCGTGTTCTGCTCTTCTGCCTGCTGGTCCTGGCAGTCACTGAAGGCCATTGTCGGGAGGCAGCCATCCCAGGCTGCCACTTGCGCT cctTCAATGTAACAGTGCGAAGTGACCGCCATGGCACCTGCCAGGGCTCCCATGTAGCACAGGCCTGTGTAGGACACTGTGAGTCCAGCGCCTTCCCTTCCCGCTACTCCGTGCTGGTGGCCAGTGGCTACCGACACAACGTCACCTCTATTTCCCAGTGCTGCACCATTAGCAGGCTAAAAAAG GTGAAGGTGTGGCTGGACTGTGTGGGGAACCAGCAGGGGGAGCTTGAGATCTTCACTGCCAGGGCCTGCCAGTGTGATATGTGCCGCCTCTCCCGCTACTAG